From Zavarzinella sp., one genomic window encodes:
- a CDS encoding DUF1559 domain-containing protein → MNKRNGFTLIELLVVIAIIAILIGLLLPAVQKVREAANRTQCQNNLKQIGIAGHAFHDANSYFPHAGSDGPNITCCNATTRVGWSWAYYLLPYIEQQNVYDNPSDSIVAATPIKTYFCPSRRRPTAYSGTTRNDYAGNGGSTFGNIGRDGMMVRQWSSTSTSNPVDLAVNQFRRMADVIDGTSNTIYVGEKQVHPTTLGTAGGDNERYNNAGWDECVVRFGSTDWAGNQGGLQADSLHPNSSAATFWSRRFGSSHTGGANFAFADGSVRFIRGSINPTEFFRACVINDGQVLTLD, encoded by the coding sequence ATGAACAAGAGAAATGGTTTTACACTGATCGAATTATTGGTGGTAATTGCCATCATCGCCATTCTGATTGGCTTATTGCTGCCTGCCGTGCAAAAAGTGCGGGAAGCAGCCAACCGTACACAATGCCAGAATAACCTGAAACAGATTGGGATTGCTGGTCATGCATTTCACGATGCCAACAGCTATTTCCCCCATGCAGGTTCTGATGGCCCAAACATCACCTGTTGTAATGCGACCACCCGTGTTGGCTGGAGCTGGGCATATTACCTGCTGCCTTACATTGAACAACAGAACGTTTACGATAATCCCAGCGATTCAATCGTGGCCGCCACCCCGATCAAAACCTATTTCTGCCCGTCTCGTCGTAGGCCTACCGCTTATTCGGGTACCACACGAAATGACTACGCCGGTAACGGCGGTAGCACCTTTGGCAACATCGGACGCGATGGGATGATGGTGCGTCAATGGTCTAGTACAAGCACTTCCAACCCTGTTGACCTTGCAGTGAATCAGTTTCGCAGGATGGCCGATGTCATTGACGGCACTTCCAACACAATTTATGTTGGTGAAAAACAAGTCCACCCGACAACACTCGGTACTGCTGGTGGCGATAACGAACGTTACAACAACGCTGGCTGGGATGAGTGCGTTGTCCGCTTTGGCTCCACGGACTGGGCAGGGAATCAAGGTGGCCTGCAAGCAGACTCCTTGCACCCGAATTCTTCTGCTGCAACCTTCTGGTCACGCAGGTTTGGATCTTCTCACACGGGTGGTGCCAATTTCGCTTTTGCTGATGGCTCTGTACGATTTATCCGTGGCAGCATTAATCCCACCGAATTCTTCCGTGCGTGTGTCATCAACGATGGCCAAGTGCTGACGTTAGATTAA
- a CDS encoding sulfatase-like hydrolase/transferase: protein MSIRLLLVLLFFCHPALNAEKPNIVLIMADDLGYECLGVNGGEYRTPNLDQLAKSGNRYTNCHVQPLCTPTRVQLMTGLWNVRNYRQFGYLDPKSTTFAHHFQKNGYRTAIAGKWQLGQGKDLPQKLGFEESYLWQHTRRPPRYANPGLEWNGKALDFSNGEYGPDLINKFACDFVRSSKDKPFMLYYPMVLTHDPFQPTPDSPKWDPKAVGESVNRNVKNFSYMVSYMDKLVGNLVKSIKETGKEKNTLIIFIGDNGTHPTITTMFNGKPYQGGKGKGTAAGTHVPCVVSWPGVIASGVQDQIVCSCDFFPTMLEIAGLKVPEGLDGMSFAHQLIGKPGKDRTWWYCWYARNGGKNAQVEFVGTKDYKVYQDGRLFRLKSDPLEQNAIKDNELTTAEKAIKMQLAGQLEQYRNARPEEITKPLPKMKKN, encoded by the coding sequence ATGTCAATCCGCTTGTTGCTGGTACTTTTATTTTTTTGTCACCCTGCACTGAATGCAGAAAAGCCAAACATTGTGCTGATCATGGCTGATGACTTGGGGTATGAATGTTTAGGTGTGAATGGTGGTGAATACCGAACACCGAACCTGGATCAACTGGCAAAAAGTGGCAACAGGTACACGAATTGCCATGTGCAACCGTTATGTACTCCTACCAGAGTGCAATTGATGACCGGATTGTGGAACGTGCGTAACTATCGACAGTTTGGCTACTTAGATCCGAAATCGACAACGTTTGCACACCACTTTCAGAAAAATGGCTATCGCACGGCGATTGCGGGTAAGTGGCAATTAGGGCAGGGGAAGGATCTTCCACAAAAACTGGGTTTTGAAGAGTCCTATCTTTGGCAACACACCCGCAGACCGCCACGTTACGCTAATCCAGGTCTCGAATGGAATGGAAAAGCACTGGATTTTTCTAATGGCGAGTACGGCCCTGATCTGATCAATAAATTTGCCTGCGATTTCGTTCGATCGAGTAAAGACAAACCATTTATGCTCTATTACCCAATGGTACTGACCCATGACCCTTTTCAACCCACCCCCGATTCGCCTAAGTGGGATCCAAAAGCGGTGGGAGAAAGTGTTAATCGAAATGTGAAAAACTTTTCATACATGGTTTCCTACATGGACAAATTGGTGGGTAATCTGGTGAAATCAATCAAAGAGACTGGCAAAGAAAAAAACACGCTGATCATCTTCATTGGTGATAATGGTACCCACCCGACAATAACGACAATGTTCAATGGCAAGCCCTATCAAGGTGGCAAAGGAAAAGGCACAGCCGCTGGAACACATGTGCCGTGCGTCGTATCCTGGCCAGGCGTTATCGCGTCGGGAGTTCAGGATCAGATTGTTTGTAGTTGCGACTTCTTTCCCACGATGTTGGAAATTGCCGGGCTGAAAGTTCCTGAAGGCCTCGACGGGATGAGTTTTGCACACCAGTTAATTGGAAAGCCGGGAAAAGACCGCACCTGGTGGTACTGTTGGTACGCACGGAACGGTGGCAAGAATGCCCAGGTAGAGTTTGTGGGCACGAAAGACTACAAAGTTTATCAGGATGGTAGGCTTTTTAGGCTGAAATCCGATCCGCTGGAGCAGAATGCAATCAAAGACAATGAGTTAACCACAGCTGAAAAAGCGATCAAAATGCAGTTAGCTGGGCAACTTGAACAATATCGCAATGCACGGCCGGAAGAAATAACCAAGCCGCTTCCGAAGATGAAGAAAAATTAA
- the pyk gene encoding pyruvate kinase has translation MNRRTRIVATLGPATDRPDMLRKMLKAGVNVARINFSHGSAAEHLARIELLRSVSASLGLHVAVLADLPGPKLRVLTEQPLELIEGEELVIDIRDQPELSYLRITEPEILRETQTGHRVLLDDGRLQLEVTANDGQFVRSRIIVGGVLLPNKGLNLPDTKLTIPALTDRDRQALAIAAQAQVDWLALSFVRNAAAASELREEAALHSMNVPILAKMERPEAIENAAAIIAAFDGIMVARGDLGVEIPLERVPTVQKQLISLARIAGKPVVTATDMLDSMRDNPRPTRAEASDVANAIYDGTDAIMLSGETAVGKHPHLAVECMSQIAIEAEKHLKDGGDPVASLKLQDHSIDDHVTELVVTLAERVKADAIITPTLSGRTARLLARHRPNCTVIAPAPSEQILRQMAIVWGLEPVLMDYCRRIGDDRISGAVESAFEAGKIEAGQLVVVLAGHPVEGGEYVPTIRLTRVNQRGQAIEPEVIPDN, from the coding sequence ATGAACCGACGCACGCGAATAGTTGCGACATTGGGACCTGCTACCGATCGTCCAGATATGCTTCGAAAAATGCTGAAGGCGGGGGTTAATGTTGCCAGAATAAATTTTTCTCATGGCAGTGCGGCAGAACATCTGGCACGAATTGAGTTATTACGTTCCGTTTCAGCCAGCCTGGGACTTCATGTGGCTGTGTTAGCTGATTTGCCAGGCCCGAAACTTCGTGTATTGACTGAACAACCACTTGAGTTGATTGAAGGTGAGGAACTGGTGATCGATATTCGCGACCAGCCAGAATTATCCTACCTTCGCATTACGGAACCAGAAATATTACGCGAAACCCAAACTGGGCACCGTGTTTTGCTGGATGATGGTCGCCTGCAACTGGAAGTCACAGCAAACGATGGACAATTTGTTCGTAGTCGCATTATTGTCGGTGGGGTTTTGCTGCCCAATAAAGGGCTTAACCTTCCGGATACCAAATTAACCATCCCGGCACTGACGGATCGAGACCGGCAGGCACTGGCAATCGCAGCCCAGGCACAAGTAGACTGGTTGGCATTGTCGTTTGTAAGAAATGCAGCAGCAGCCTCGGAACTTCGTGAAGAAGCCGCATTGCATTCAATGAATGTACCGATTTTAGCCAAAATGGAGCGTCCTGAAGCAATTGAAAATGCTGCAGCAATTATTGCCGCATTCGATGGAATCATGGTGGCGCGTGGGGATCTTGGTGTAGAAATCCCTCTGGAACGAGTTCCCACCGTGCAAAAACAACTTATTTCACTGGCAAGAATTGCGGGCAAACCAGTGGTTACGGCTACAGACATGCTCGATTCGATGCGTGATAACCCTCGGCCTACCCGTGCGGAAGCAAGCGATGTGGCAAATGCCATTTACGATGGCACTGATGCAATTATGCTTTCTGGCGAAACCGCTGTGGGAAAACATCCCCATCTGGCTGTCGAGTGCATGTCCCAGATTGCCATCGAAGCTGAAAAACATTTGAAAGACGGCGGCGATCCCGTTGCAAGTTTGAAATTGCAGGACCATTCGATTGATGATCATGTCACAGAGCTCGTAGTGACTCTGGCAGAAAGAGTAAAGGCTGATGCGATCATTACCCCCACCCTCAGTGGGAGAACAGCCCGCTTGTTGGCACGGCATCGACCCAATTGCACCGTCATTGCACCTGCACCCAGTGAGCAGATCTTGCGACAAATGGCGATTGTTTGGGGCCTTGAACCAGTTCTCATGGATTATTGCCGTCGGATTGGCGATGACCGCATCAGTGGTGCAGTAGAATCTGCTTTTGAAGCGGGAAAAATTGAAGCTGGCCAACTGGTAGTTGTTCTTGCTGGCCACCCTGTCGAAGGAGGGGAATACGTCCCCACGATTCGATTAACCCGCGTCAATCAGCGCGGGCAGGCAATCGAGCCAGAAGTGATTCCAGATAATTAA
- a CDS encoding OmpH family outer membrane protein: MKRIFTQFAMMAVVCAGVLVSTQVVTAQETRSQKIYIVNIPKILKEYNRAGNLGLQVTKVRESYVVKMNPLREKLAEKNAEFQKTVDPEKKKLMQQEAVQIQRELEDLERRAQAELAENSDKVIVQIYLEVKGAITDIAKANGIDMIIGYPASSNPADENRPEIARLMLQTPAMIPFYHDRMDLTDMVITFLNKKYPEAKPELPKVSTPTPGASGGK, encoded by the coding sequence GTGAAACGGATTTTCACTCAATTTGCCATGATGGCTGTCGTTTGTGCCGGAGTTTTGGTTAGCACCCAGGTGGTGACCGCCCAGGAAACACGATCACAAAAGATTTACATCGTCAATATCCCCAAAATCTTAAAAGAGTATAACAGAGCGGGCAACCTTGGCTTACAAGTTACCAAGGTCCGAGAAAGTTATGTCGTAAAGATGAATCCTTTACGAGAAAAACTTGCCGAAAAGAATGCCGAGTTTCAGAAGACAGTTGACCCAGAAAAGAAAAAGCTGATGCAACAGGAAGCTGTCCAGATCCAACGGGAATTAGAAGACCTGGAACGTCGTGCTCAAGCAGAACTGGCTGAAAATTCAGACAAAGTGATTGTTCAGATCTATCTGGAAGTCAAAGGTGCGATTACCGATATTGCCAAAGCCAATGGCATCGACATGATTATTGGGTACCCCGCATCATCCAATCCAGCCGATGAAAATCGCCCGGAAATTGCCCGACTGATGCTTCAGACACCTGCAATGATTCCGTTTTATCATGACCGAATGGACCTGACCGACATGGTAATTACGTTTTTGAACAAAAAATATCCTGAAGCAAAACCGGAACTGCCGAAAGTGTCTACTCCCACACCGGGTGCTAGTGGCGGGAAATAA
- a CDS encoding Gfo/Idh/MocA family oxidoreductase, translating to MTQIRMAVIGVGHLGKEHARVLSSMPDVKLVGVVDVDIQHARVIAERCSNKENSVQAFDNHEPLLDQVDAVSIAAPTLYHHKIARAFLKRSVPVLVEKPITTTLAQAQELVEIARANDTPLQVGHIERYNPAFLELIRRPITPKLIESERHGPFTGRSTDIGVVLDLMIHDLDLILSLVRSPATNVYAAGISVFGGHEDIVNARISFANGCMANITASRVSPVPKRKLRIWAPEGYAGIDFVEKRLNLVQPSDEVRRHGLSNLHLDRSRREQLKADVFGKHMEHLELFCEAPHDQLTAELSDFVACVRENRETRVTGQDGLDALSLADRILASVQRHPWNGVEDGPVGPKEMPAPKGKLFESEYEEGREAA from the coding sequence ATGACACAGATTCGTATGGCCGTAATCGGTGTAGGTCACCTGGGCAAGGAACACGCCCGAGTACTTTCATCGATGCCGGATGTCAAACTGGTTGGCGTGGTGGATGTTGATATTCAGCACGCTCGTGTGATTGCCGAACGTTGTTCAAATAAGGAAAACAGCGTTCAGGCGTTTGATAATCACGAGCCTCTCCTCGATCAAGTTGATGCAGTATCAATTGCGGCACCAACACTTTACCACCACAAAATCGCACGCGCTTTTTTAAAGAGGTCGGTTCCGGTATTGGTGGAAAAGCCGATTACTACAACTTTGGCCCAGGCACAGGAACTGGTTGAAATTGCACGCGCAAACGATACCCCACTGCAGGTGGGGCATATTGAACGCTACAACCCAGCTTTTCTTGAACTGATCCGACGCCCCATCACGCCAAAGCTGATCGAAAGTGAGAGACACGGCCCTTTTACGGGTAGATCAACCGATATTGGTGTGGTTCTGGATCTGATGATCCACGACCTGGATCTGATCCTCTCTTTAGTGCGTAGCCCTGCCACAAACGTTTATGCGGCTGGTATATCCGTGTTTGGAGGCCACGAAGACATCGTCAATGCCCGGATTAGCTTTGCAAATGGTTGTATGGCCAACATTACTGCCAGCCGGGTCAGTCCAGTTCCAAAGCGAAAACTACGCATCTGGGCTCCTGAAGGTTATGCGGGGATCGATTTTGTCGAGAAACGGCTGAATCTTGTGCAGCCTTCAGACGAAGTTCGTCGGCATGGCTTGAGCAATCTTCATCTGGACCGTTCGCGTCGTGAACAGTTGAAAGCCGATGTCTTTGGCAAGCACATGGAACACCTGGAGCTTTTTTGCGAAGCTCCCCACGATCAATTGACAGCCGAACTGTCTGACTTCGTCGCGTGCGTACGTGAAAATCGTGAAACACGTGTGACTGGTCAGGATGGACTGGATGCCCTTTCGCTTGCGGATCGAATTCTGGCAAGTGTGCAACGCCACCCCTGGAATGGTGTCGAAGATGGCCCTGTTGGTCCAAAAGAAATGCCCGCACCCAAAGGCAAATTGTTCGAAAGTGAATACGAAGAAGGTCGGGAAGCAGCCTGA
- a CDS encoding DUF1571 domain-containing protein, with amino-acid sequence MLQATSQPARKWGCIFYHFDLFQRLLKPAWKRFRMYPILLKSLLVVLLLGSTGCLSWWKRTTKQAPLPQVELPQPKTSQDFTSNPSGSMDNPVAMIPPPPAMDIPRWDSRAATTIVKGSSEDQNGYEIRAKEPEKVVQTGFDAGKVNPLREEPNTVSVGKEVHTLVQRASVRHEKLEAYETILTRREVVHGESRPEEVIQYRYRRTPKSIAMKWIGLEYQGRELLFSESPNAQVHLMTGRGEGLLIPAGKKTRLSPDDPRIQKNARYDFRFSALGRTIATMQAKLSRENADPQWQQKYRYIGPVSRVEQRQGLVGVEELIFPGEEPLLPQGGKRTILFDQLQGSDSIDFPVLIYAVDRNGREVEYYWFKNVKPRKFGDEDFDPIGLGRSK; translated from the coding sequence ATGCTACAAGCAACTTCGCAACCAGCCAGGAAGTGGGGTTGTATTTTTTACCACTTCGATTTATTCCAGCGGTTGCTGAAACCCGCATGGAAGCGGTTCCGGATGTATCCAATCCTGTTGAAATCGTTGCTTGTTGTGCTGCTCCTTGGCAGCACCGGTTGCCTGTCGTGGTGGAAACGCACGACGAAACAGGCCCCGCTGCCACAGGTGGAATTGCCACAACCAAAGACTTCGCAGGACTTTACATCGAATCCTTCTGGCAGTATGGACAATCCCGTCGCCATGATTCCCCCACCACCTGCCATGGATATCCCACGGTGGGACAGTAGAGCAGCCACAACTATTGTCAAAGGATCATCTGAAGATCAGAATGGATACGAAATTCGTGCGAAAGAACCTGAAAAGGTAGTTCAAACAGGTTTTGATGCAGGCAAGGTCAACCCACTTCGTGAAGAGCCCAATACTGTTTCTGTGGGTAAGGAAGTGCACACTTTGGTACAGCGGGCATCAGTCAGACACGAAAAGCTGGAAGCATATGAGACAATTCTCACAAGAAGAGAAGTGGTGCATGGCGAATCCCGACCAGAAGAAGTCATTCAATACCGCTACAGACGGACTCCAAAAAGTATTGCCATGAAGTGGATCGGGCTGGAATATCAAGGGCGGGAGTTGCTATTTTCAGAAAGTCCCAACGCCCAGGTACACCTGATGACGGGCAGAGGCGAAGGCTTGTTGATCCCTGCTGGCAAAAAAACACGGCTATCGCCAGATGATCCCCGAATTCAAAAGAATGCCCGGTATGATTTTCGCTTCAGTGCACTCGGGCGGACAATTGCGACGATGCAGGCAAAACTGTCTCGCGAGAATGCAGATCCCCAGTGGCAACAGAAATATCGTTATATCGGACCTGTCAGCCGTGTGGAACAGCGTCAGGGGTTGGTGGGTGTTGAAGAGCTGATTTTTCCGGGTGAAGAGCCATTATTGCCGCAGGGTGGGAAACGAACAATTCTCTTTGATCAACTTCAAGGAAGTGATTCCATCGATTTTCCTGTGCTGATTTATGCAGTTGATCGCAATGGAAGGGAAGTCGAATACTACTGGTTTAAAAATGTAAAACCGAGAAAGTTTGGTGATGAAGATTTCGATCCCATAGGTTTGGGACGTTCGAAATAG
- the lpxC gene encoding UDP-3-O-acyl-N-acetylglucosamine deacetylase — protein MASLQAILSEQSAPNGVMPSLKSGRRQRTLQSVAKVVGVGMVTGVPTTLSLLPAPEHTGLLFRRSDLPGLPTIQARVSSVLDTTRRTTLGVGQTRVTLVEHVLAALAGLQVDNCIIELNAEEPPGLDGSSEGYVHALLQAGVSEQQTFKPLLELNHPISVQQNGASLTLYPRQGKGLAISYLLDYGVDSPITAQSHTEVLTPESFQKDIAHCRTFVLEREALELQRQGVGRHLKASELLVFGEQGLIDNTLRFPNEPARHKILDIVGDLSLCGFDISGHVVAYRSGHPMNIELAKALTRIVDH, from the coding sequence ATGGCATCCCTGCAAGCAATATTGTCGGAACAATCAGCACCAAATGGTGTGATGCCATCCCTAAAATCAGGTCGACGCCAGCGAACTCTGCAATCAGTTGCAAAGGTTGTTGGCGTTGGTATGGTTACTGGCGTGCCAACAACTCTCAGTCTGCTGCCCGCCCCGGAGCATACAGGATTGTTGTTTCGCAGGTCTGACCTGCCTGGTTTACCCACCATCCAGGCGCGGGTTTCCTCTGTTCTGGACACCACGCGCCGAACAACACTGGGAGTTGGACAAACTCGCGTAACACTGGTTGAGCACGTTCTTGCAGCTTTGGCTGGCCTACAAGTGGATAACTGCATCATCGAACTGAATGCGGAAGAACCACCTGGCCTGGATGGCTCCTCTGAAGGTTACGTACACGCCTTGTTGCAGGCTGGGGTGTCTGAACAGCAGACATTCAAGCCGTTACTGGAGTTGAACCACCCCATATCGGTACAGCAAAATGGTGCTTCGCTTACCTTGTATCCTCGTCAGGGAAAAGGGTTGGCTATCAGTTATCTGTTGGATTATGGCGTAGACTCGCCTATTACCGCCCAGTCTCACACGGAAGTGCTTACACCGGAATCGTTTCAGAAAGATATCGCTCACTGTCGAACATTTGTTCTCGAACGAGAGGCATTAGAATTACAACGACAGGGAGTCGGCAGACATTTGAAAGCTTCGGAATTGCTGGTATTTGGCGAACAAGGTTTGATCGACAATACCCTGCGATTTCCAAATGAACCCGCACGGCACAAGATTCTCGACATCGTTGGGGATCTGTCGCTATGTGGATTTGATATTTCTGGTCATGTGGTTGCCTATCGATCCGGCCACCCCATGAACATTGAACTGGCGAAAGCCTTAACGCGGATCGTAGACCATTAA